A region from the Silene latifolia isolate original U9 population chromosome 7, ASM4854445v1, whole genome shotgun sequence genome encodes:
- the LOC141590111 gene encoding protein FAR1-RELATED SEQUENCE 7-like produces MTETRIGFYFDYDFNDDGSLRRAIWADGTARDNYKIFGDAVSFDPTYSTNKYSMVFTPFTGVDHHKRSVTFCGALIAREDYESFNWVFSRFLQAMGYVCYKGTMGDGALQRLEDGVDYEDDLKIREQK; encoded by the exons ATGACTGAAACAAGAATAGGTTTCTACTTTGACTATGACTTTAACGATGATGGCAGCCTACGTAGGGCCATATGGGCGGACGGTACTGCCCGAGATAATTACAAAATTTTTGGTGATGCGGTGTCATTCGACCCAACTTACTCCACAAATAAGTATTCTATGGTATTCACACCATTCACAGGTGTTGACCACCATAAACGATCTGTGACGTTCTGTGGGGCTCTAATTGCAAGGGAAGATTATGAGTCATTTAATTGGGTTTTCAGCCGGTTTTTACAAGCAATGGG ATACGTATGCTATAAGGGGACaatgggtgatggcgcattgcagaGACTTGAGGATGGCGTCGATTATGAGGACGACTTAAAGATCAGAGAGCAAAAATAG